The following coding sequences are from one Bradyrhizobium sp. WSM471 window:
- a CDS encoding S8 family serine peptidase has translation MNETFLPKRLAYCCRSARLKTFVATLLVAAPVALASAQSVAPAEGASSGQNSAMRINRDGEGDPISLEAVQDGVRNFELRQAGVGRPSATSADDTKRRDFGPSKSDVADRLVFPVDRKPPRDALPHRGAEATTVQTEAPNRPLSAPKDRPKPPADYPSRGASDVRSFEAYQLGFSGGTMTPASGVDPRIRSDLAAGERTETYAFLLMESLPDAATERTLMSEFGVASLGLHGTALKVRVPLQAQALEGIAKMPGFRSLSYPSPDQKLAPELKSAIERLGSEVVRFPIIISLFETDPKTSFAERVQATGAEVGRYDPVLRSYEALATPEQIRILSGLDFILFIEIERRSGGGHDQSMATNGVDYIRASGFLGAGTVLGLLDTGAMLGSAAATMHQDLNKNGCGINFTSDAAGVWNDQNGHGTHVLATISGTGTAKARFRGVATAVGSRERIRVGKIWKSTNTGQNSWLRDAIDYMADATSCDAPRPSVVNLSGGASGSGQTGTDSESRKLDARVWESRQAYIVCSGNNGPGAQSIWSPGVAKNALTVGNVQDAGSSLVGELSGSSSRGPTGDNRMKPDLVATGAVVTSAQAGTTDGYTDKSGCSMAAPHVSGIAATLLEHYPDFRDRPHLLRAHLMASATLHSDEVSPANNTGGGRNDFGLGRVSDYQSHWARLDPNGWSGHWAWMTITDKSWGFFDIDVPRGTKRVVAVLTWDEPEASAGASQAVTYDVDLWADPGASCTPDAVGQCGGWASQSNIDNVEYLIIDNPPPGVLRLKAINWRAPSFGLPVAIAAKIIRGDPTPAISMTATPSTTSPAIGSTFTIKTTIFNPSYEAYGVQVSAAAGSTGLSLLGVSTTREDGVAMDFPNAASLTLGTVTEADTRSAIWKFSATSRGPQTVRFSGRSNNGGTVFKSVTVTP, from the coding sequence ATGAACGAAACCTTCTTACCCAAGCGTTTGGCCTATTGCTGCCGTTCAGCGCGGTTGAAAACATTCGTTGCGACCTTATTGGTTGCTGCGCCCGTCGCGCTTGCGTCCGCGCAGTCCGTTGCTCCCGCGGAAGGCGCGTCTAGCGGCCAGAATAGCGCTATGCGCATCAATCGGGACGGCGAGGGTGACCCCATTTCGCTCGAAGCCGTTCAGGACGGGGTCAGAAACTTCGAATTGCGCCAGGCGGGCGTTGGGCGACCTAGTGCCACCAGCGCGGATGACACCAAACGTCGCGACTTCGGACCGAGCAAGTCTGATGTGGCGGATCGGTTGGTTTTCCCTGTCGATCGCAAGCCGCCGCGCGATGCACTTCCGCATCGGGGCGCCGAGGCGACAACAGTCCAAACGGAGGCGCCCAACAGGCCGCTGTCTGCGCCAAAGGATCGCCCAAAGCCTCCGGCCGATTATCCTTCGCGCGGCGCGTCGGATGTCCGATCATTTGAGGCCTATCAGCTTGGGTTCTCGGGAGGGACGATGACACCGGCCTCCGGGGTCGACCCGCGCATACGGTCGGATTTAGCGGCAGGGGAGCGGACGGAGACCTATGCCTTTCTGCTGATGGAATCGCTGCCGGACGCGGCCACGGAGCGCACGCTGATGAGCGAGTTCGGGGTCGCATCGCTCGGGCTGCATGGGACAGCACTCAAGGTCCGCGTCCCCCTGCAAGCGCAGGCGTTGGAGGGCATTGCCAAAATGCCCGGGTTTAGATCATTGTCTTACCCCTCACCCGACCAAAAATTAGCGCCGGAGCTGAAATCTGCCATCGAGCGTCTCGGCTCCGAGGTGGTTCGATTTCCAATTATTATCAGCCTGTTCGAAACTGATCCCAAAACTTCGTTCGCCGAACGGGTCCAAGCTACGGGTGCGGAGGTCGGTCGCTACGACCCGGTGTTGCGGAGCTATGAGGCTCTCGCAACACCCGAACAGATCCGCATTCTTTCCGGTTTGGATTTCATCCTGTTCATCGAAATCGAGCGCCGGAGCGGCGGTGGACACGATCAGAGCATGGCTACGAATGGAGTCGATTACATCCGTGCGTCCGGCTTCCTGGGTGCGGGAACTGTATTGGGCTTACTCGACACCGGCGCCATGTTGGGAAGTGCGGCCGCAACCATGCACCAAGACCTCAACAAGAACGGTTGCGGGATTAATTTCACGAGCGACGCCGCGGGCGTTTGGAATGATCAGAATGGCCACGGCACTCACGTTCTCGCGACCATCTCCGGAACTGGCACCGCGAAAGCGCGGTTCCGCGGCGTCGCAACTGCGGTCGGCTCGCGTGAGCGCATCCGGGTTGGAAAGATCTGGAAATCGACCAACACCGGACAAAACTCTTGGCTTCGGGACGCGATCGACTACATGGCGGACGCAACCAGCTGCGACGCGCCGCGGCCCTCGGTCGTTAATCTCAGCGGTGGGGCGAGCGGATCGGGACAGACTGGGACCGACTCCGAATCGCGCAAGCTCGATGCCCGCGTCTGGGAATCCCGCCAAGCCTACATCGTGTGCTCCGGCAATAACGGCCCGGGCGCGCAATCGATCTGGTCTCCCGGTGTGGCCAAGAATGCGCTTACAGTTGGAAACGTGCAGGACGCGGGATCAAGCCTAGTTGGCGAACTGTCCGGCAGCAGCAGCCGCGGCCCGACGGGCGATAATCGGATGAAGCCAGACCTCGTCGCAACGGGCGCTGTCGTGACCTCCGCGCAGGCGGGAACGACGGATGGTTATACGGATAAGAGCGGATGCAGCATGGCAGCGCCACATGTCAGTGGCATCGCGGCGACGTTGCTGGAGCACTATCCTGATTTCAGAGATCGACCGCACTTGCTGCGTGCCCATCTCATGGCTTCCGCTACGCTGCATTCGGACGAGGTTAGTCCCGCGAACAACACTGGTGGCGGTCGCAATGATTTTGGACTGGGACGCGTCTCCGACTATCAGTCGCATTGGGCGCGGCTCGACCCCAACGGCTGGAGCGGCCACTGGGCCTGGATGACGATCACAGACAAGTCTTGGGGCTTTTTCGACATCGACGTGCCAAGAGGAACCAAGCGCGTTGTCGCCGTACTTACCTGGGACGAGCCCGAGGCGAGCGCAGGAGCGTCACAGGCGGTGACATACGATGTTGACCTGTGGGCCGATCCCGGCGCCAGTTGCACGCCGGACGCAGTTGGACAATGTGGTGGCTGGGCCTCGCAGTCTAATATCGACAACGTCGAATATCTCATCATCGACAATCCACCTCCTGGCGTTCTCCGGCTCAAAGCAATCAACTGGAGAGCTCCCTCATTTGGCTTGCCGGTGGCAATCGCGGCTAAAATCATTCGCGGCGATCCAACGCCTGCGATTTCGATGACGGCTACGCCGAGCACAACGTCTCCCGCGATCGGCTCGACCTTCACAATCAAGACAACCATTTTCAACCCGAGTTACGAGGCATATGGAGTTCAGGTGTCAGCGGCGGCGGGGTCTACCGGTTTAAGCCTGCTCGGGGTCTCGACCACCCGCGAGGATGGGGTGGCGATGGATTTTCCAAATGCGGCCAGCCTCA
- a CDS encoding NAD(P)-binding protein — protein MGTRKPIKIVIVGGGCASVAAAFELTRPQHKGLYEVTIYQMGWRLGGKGSSGRGPAGRIEEHGLHVWLGFYDNAFQLLRQCYEERNAGSKKPGKNWDELFMPEPYIAVAGNSASGGWINWASHFPPAPGLPGDPLDMINPFALQHYFGRTVALLRTLLLGLDTFHPASSKAADPDQLYDEIGGDSDLIGARVARLLRSGVLASAAVVVEALALVEAAIKSISVIRENAILKLVEAIAAAIREQFERLVATDDRIRYQWEIVDLILANLVGAIRFRLLTDPNGLDAINHFDHRQWLRHNGASERAINSPFTRILYDLTLAYEDGDPERPSIAAGTALRGTLRLLFCYRGSPLWKMRAGMGDVVFAPFYEVLRRRGVAFKFFHRLRNVRLADRKELAPGEKQYVDALEFDVQAETLEGREYKPLVTVRGMQCWPSEPDYRQLKGGARFRREKRDFESHWDQRRTATLELRVTRDFDFVVLGVGIGALPHVCSEIIASNSRWRAMVERVKTVATQAFQIWLNADLQELGWELPPVTLTSFVKPFDTWADMGHLVPAEAWHGNPPRTVAYFCNVLADPPREPGAFDIDYPSRRREEVRLNAIGFLNRDIQHLWPAAEHPSGGFYWEFLVDPEAAGKAKRTATSALFDTQFWTANVNPSDRYSLSLPSRLEYRISPLDNTYDNLTIAGDWTDCSLNLGCVESAVMSGRLAAHALSHCPALEDIIGYDHP, from the coding sequence TTGGGTACCCGAAAACCTATAAAGATCGTCATCGTCGGCGGCGGCTGCGCCTCCGTCGCGGCAGCGTTCGAACTGACCCGGCCGCAGCACAAGGGATTGTACGAAGTCACGATATATCAGATGGGCTGGCGCCTCGGCGGCAAGGGCTCCTCCGGCCGAGGACCGGCAGGGCGTATCGAAGAGCACGGACTTCACGTCTGGCTTGGCTTCTACGACAACGCATTCCAGTTGCTGCGGCAGTGCTACGAAGAACGCAATGCTGGCTCGAAGAAGCCGGGGAAAAATTGGGACGAACTCTTCATGCCGGAGCCATACATCGCCGTGGCGGGTAACTCGGCGAGCGGCGGATGGATCAACTGGGCGAGCCATTTTCCACCGGCGCCGGGACTACCCGGCGACCCTCTGGACATGATCAATCCCTTCGCACTCCAGCACTACTTCGGACGCACCGTTGCGCTGCTGCGCACACTCCTGTTGGGCCTCGACACCTTCCACCCGGCAAGCAGCAAGGCGGCGGATCCAGATCAGCTGTATGATGAAATAGGCGGGGATTCAGACCTTATTGGTGCGAGAGTGGCGCGCCTGTTACGTTCCGGCGTGCTGGCGTCGGCCGCAGTCGTCGTCGAAGCGCTTGCCCTGGTCGAAGCGGCGATCAAGTCGATCTCGGTGATCCGGGAAAACGCAATCCTCAAGCTGGTCGAGGCAATTGCCGCCGCCATCCGTGAACAGTTCGAGCGGCTCGTCGCAACTGACGATCGCATCCGCTACCAGTGGGAGATTGTCGATCTCATCCTCGCGAATCTAGTCGGGGCAATCCGTTTTCGGCTGCTTACCGATCCGAATGGACTAGATGCCATCAATCATTTCGACCATCGGCAATGGCTCCGGCACAACGGCGCGTCCGAGCGCGCGATCAATTCGCCGTTTACGCGCATCCTTTACGATCTGACGCTCGCCTACGAGGACGGCGATCCAGAGCGGCCGTCGATAGCGGCCGGCACGGCGCTCCGCGGAACGCTGCGCCTCTTGTTCTGCTACCGCGGCTCACCCTTATGGAAAATGCGCGCGGGTATGGGCGATGTCGTTTTCGCGCCATTTTACGAAGTATTGCGCCGACGCGGCGTAGCTTTCAAATTCTTTCATCGGCTTCGCAATGTCAGACTTGCGGATCGTAAAGAGCTCGCGCCCGGAGAGAAGCAGTATGTCGATGCACTCGAGTTCGATGTGCAGGCGGAAACCCTCGAGGGACGCGAGTATAAGCCGCTTGTCACTGTTCGCGGGATGCAGTGCTGGCCTTCCGAGCCCGACTATCGTCAATTGAAAGGCGGAGCGCGATTCCGGCGCGAAAAGCGGGACTTCGAATCGCACTGGGATCAGCGCAGGACGGCGACGCTCGAGCTTCGAGTGACGCGCGATTTCGACTTCGTCGTGCTCGGCGTGGGCATCGGCGCCTTGCCGCACGTCTGCAGCGAAATTATTGCTTCCAATTCGCGCTGGCGAGCGATGGTTGAGCGCGTCAAAACCGTTGCCACGCAGGCGTTTCAGATCTGGCTCAACGCCGACCTGCAGGAGCTGGGCTGGGAATTACCGCCGGTGACGCTCACCAGCTTCGTCAAGCCGTTCGATACATGGGCCGACATGGGGCACCTGGTCCCGGCCGAGGCTTGGCACGGTAACCCGCCCCGGACGGTGGCCTACTTCTGCAACGTGCTTGCGGACCCGCCGCGCGAGCCCGGCGCGTTCGACATCGATTATCCTTCTCGGCGGCGCGAGGAGGTTCGTCTTAACGCCATCGGGTTTCTCAACCGGGACATTCAGCACTTGTGGCCGGCGGCGGAGCACCCATCCGGCGGATTTTATTGGGAATTTTTGGTCGATCCGGAAGCGGCGGGGAAAGCAAAACGTACCGCGACGAGCGCGCTCTTTGACACGCAGTTCTGGACCGCCAACGTCAATCCATCCGATCGCTACTCTCTCTCCCTTCCCAGCCGGCTCGAGTACCGCATTTCACCACTTGACAATACGTACGACAACCTCACGATTGCCGGCGATTGGACAGACTGCAGCCTCAACCTTGGGTGTGTGGAGTCCGCCGTTATGTCGGGCAGGCTGGCCGCTCACGCGCTTTCACACTGCCCGGCACTCGAGGACATTATCGGTTACGATCATCCTTAA
- a CDS encoding polyprenyl synthetase family protein: MTREALLGYLPSGYPKRYLYELLADYPQRAGKMMRPSICIATARAFGVSPAVAVRSAVAIELLHNAMLVHDDIQDGSELRRGAPTLHMLHGVPLAINAGDALFLLSLRPLLDNMGLFGSGLGLRILREMEAVSWHSLEGQAIELGWIRENVLELDDADYLKMVLKKTCWLATIHPSRIGALIGSRGTLDLEPFIRFGFFLGAAFQIQDDLLNLSPDDRYGKELNGDLLEGKRSLLLVHAYRHGSTVERARMTKLFQRPREKRSEQDVGWLLTLMAACDSVGYARRFAHALAGAALHQFDLIYGKLPQSRDKAFLQGLATWIFLR; this comes from the coding sequence ATGACGCGGGAGGCGTTGCTCGGTTACCTGCCAAGCGGCTATCCGAAGCGGTATCTGTACGAATTGCTCGCCGATTATCCTCAGCGGGCCGGCAAGATGATGCGACCTTCCATCTGCATCGCGACGGCTCGCGCTTTCGGCGTCAGCCCCGCGGTTGCGGTGCGTTCGGCCGTGGCCATAGAGCTGCTGCACAATGCCATGTTGGTTCACGACGACATCCAGGACGGTAGCGAATTGCGCCGCGGCGCGCCCACCCTTCACATGCTTCATGGCGTGCCGCTTGCGATCAACGCCGGCGATGCACTGTTTCTCCTGAGCCTTCGTCCGCTGCTCGACAATATGGGCCTGTTCGGCAGCGGCCTCGGTCTCCGCATCCTGCGCGAAATGGAGGCCGTCTCCTGGCATTCGCTGGAAGGCCAAGCGATCGAGCTCGGCTGGATAAGGGAGAATGTGCTTGAGCTGGATGATGCCGACTATCTGAAGATGGTCTTGAAGAAGACCTGCTGGCTCGCGACGATCCATCCGTCCCGGATTGGGGCGCTGATCGGGAGCCGGGGGACGCTCGACCTCGAACCGTTTATCCGATTTGGCTTTTTTCTCGGCGCGGCCTTCCAGATCCAGGATGATCTGCTGAATTTGTCACCCGACGATCGTTACGGGAAGGAATTGAACGGAGATTTGCTGGAGGGCAAGCGGAGTCTCCTGCTGGTTCACGCCTACCGTCATGGCTCGACGGTCGAGCGCGCCAGAATGACGAAGCTGTTCCAGCGGCCGCGCGAGAAACGCAGTGAGCAGGATGTAGGCTGGCTGCTGACGCTGATGGCGGCATGCGACTCGGTAGGATATGCGCGCCGTTTCGCCCACGCGCTGGCCGGCGCCGCCTTGCACCAATTCGACTTGATCTACGGCAAGCTTCCGCAGTCGCGGGACAAGGCGTTCCTGCAAGGTCTTGCGACATGGATATTCTTGCGCTGA
- a CDS encoding diguanylate cyclase domain-containing protein produces MMIVILNAPLAGDSVVASLNQAIHRKPQLVVGAFLAVMMACVLGLVSWKASVARQATLARAQEDLGNLARSLARHATTTLKAPDVAMTRLADLLKYQDPLPERLNAHLVATTHSLPQIREIGVLQAEGNWRYSSFERLPDHNNSDRAYFAHHRDNPSPKMLVSGPIVSRTSGQPSIILSKRISTPTGDFAGVVVAAIDCDYFSNFYSSFGVGAQGGISLLSTDGTMFARWPVVESGRKLADTSLFQKRISESPSGSYKITSPFDGLVKYIAYELDPEYAVVATVARSENEVLANWRTDLISDAVVAVLLVAIIVAMAALLRSQFTFRTGLERSLREREARLRLLADNIADIVIVMDRRGYLRYVSPSVVAVLGMTENDFLGRSCLDVVHDDDRDKVTAASRELKHANASSSVRFRIRRGDGAIAWLEAHFKLAEQSIGGELEIVGTLRDITKQKRLKDELSSANLRLAQLATTDGLTRLANRRSFDAFLREAYAKHDMLSVLLMDIDQFKGFNDALGHQAGDGCLQRIAEVIGSATANTGGLSARYGGEEFAVVLPGVNEERAVKVADAIRMLVARLQIYHPRSPRKYVTISVGVAEKRDATTDELALTRDADIALYRAKEQGRDCSVASSSLVSSRLEMPSLVPSLPDLEGA; encoded by the coding sequence ATGATGATCGTCATCTTGAATGCACCCTTAGCAGGTGACTCCGTCGTGGCATCACTAAATCAGGCGATACATCGCAAGCCTCAACTGGTCGTCGGCGCCTTCCTGGCCGTCATGATGGCGTGCGTCCTTGGCCTCGTCTCGTGGAAGGCCTCAGTGGCCCGTCAAGCCACCCTGGCCCGGGCTCAGGAGGATTTAGGCAATCTGGCCCGTTCGCTAGCTCGGCACGCAACCACTACCCTCAAGGCCCCTGATGTGGCTATGACCAGGTTGGCGGACTTGCTGAAGTACCAGGACCCACTGCCTGAGCGGCTCAATGCCCATCTGGTCGCCACGACCCATTCGCTGCCTCAGATTCGCGAGATTGGCGTTTTGCAGGCCGAGGGCAACTGGCGATACTCGTCTTTCGAGCGTCTACCAGACCATAACAACTCTGATCGGGCGTACTTCGCGCACCATCGAGACAATCCCAGCCCCAAGATGCTCGTGAGCGGACCGATCGTCTCCAGGACTAGCGGGCAACCATCCATCATCCTGTCGAAGCGGATCAGCACTCCAACCGGGGACTTCGCAGGTGTCGTGGTCGCGGCGATCGACTGCGACTACTTCAGCAACTTCTATTCGTCCTTTGGCGTCGGCGCTCAAGGCGGCATCAGCCTCCTGTCCACCGACGGAACAATGTTCGCTCGCTGGCCGGTAGTGGAAAGCGGCCGAAAGCTCGCCGACACCTCTCTGTTCCAGAAGCGCATAAGCGAAAGCCCTAGCGGGTCCTACAAAATCACGTCGCCGTTCGATGGTCTGGTCAAATACATCGCCTACGAGTTGGACCCCGAATACGCCGTGGTAGCCACGGTAGCGCGATCAGAGAATGAGGTATTGGCAAACTGGCGGACCGATCTAATCTCGGATGCGGTCGTAGCGGTCCTGCTGGTCGCAATCATCGTCGCCATGGCGGCGCTGTTGAGGAGCCAATTCACCTTCAGGACTGGACTCGAACGGTCGCTGCGGGAGCGGGAGGCGCGTCTGCGTTTGTTGGCGGACAACATCGCCGACATCGTGATCGTGATGGACCGAAGGGGATACCTCCGCTACGTGTCACCTTCTGTGGTGGCTGTGCTCGGGATGACCGAGAATGATTTCCTCGGTAGGTCGTGTCTCGACGTGGTCCATGACGACGATCGCGATAAGGTCACGGCTGCGAGCCGAGAATTGAAGCACGCGAACGCCTCCAGCTCTGTCCGGTTCCGTATTCGACGGGGAGATGGGGCGATCGCCTGGTTGGAGGCGCACTTCAAGCTGGCCGAGCAGTCCATCGGCGGCGAGCTGGAGATCGTCGGAACTCTTCGCGACATCACGAAGCAGAAGCGCCTCAAGGACGAGCTGTCATCAGCCAACCTTAGACTGGCGCAGCTCGCGACGACAGACGGTCTGACGCGGCTCGCGAATCGGCGCAGCTTCGATGCCTTCTTGCGGGAGGCCTACGCCAAACATGACATGCTATCGGTTCTCCTGATGGACATTGACCAGTTCAAGGGCTTCAACGACGCGCTGGGCCACCAGGCCGGGGACGGTTGCCTCCAGCGCATCGCCGAGGTGATCGGAAGCGCCACCGCAAATACGGGAGGATTGTCGGCGCGGTACGGCGGCGAGGAGTTCGCCGTGGTCCTGCCCGGCGTGAACGAGGAAAGGGCGGTGAAGGTGGCCGACGCGATTCGGATGCTGGTCGCTCGTTTGCAGATCTACCATCCGCGCTCGCCGCGAAAGTACGTAACGATAAGCGTGGGCGTCGCCGAAAAGCGGGATGCGACCACGGATGAGTTGGCGCTCACCCGTGACGCCGACATAGCTTTGTACCGCGCGAAGGAACAGGGCCGGGACTGCTCGGTCGCAAGCTCCTCGCTCGTATCCTCGCGCCTGGAGATGCCGTCGCTGGTGCCCTCACTGCCTGATCTGGAGGGTGCGTGA
- a CDS encoding AAA family ATPase → MGGRPRVALLQAGQEGEHRQITVLMTDLVGFTPFVERSGEEAAFALVSHVSQLTTAAVHRHRGSVKNFTGDGILALFGTPTALEDGPLRACRAALEIQARLIDASDKMEVELGIRPQLRISITTGPVVLGAVDSGESTGVTAHGDIVNFAARLQTEAEPGTVLISEAMLRQVEGMVEARLAGEFRFKGKSGPQRAYQLVAVRDHATRFDAAVARGLTSYVGRSHELAVLQAQLESVSSIRVVDIVGDAGIGKSRLLHEFASKRGADQLTILRGNCSADGQGTPFLPFIEIVRQWFALSAGEPDTIILLKLEDGLKRIGLWSSFNRELLLNLLGLQTDEGALSELDGTLIGARTRDLLLRLIAEQSRQSRHVLLLEDLHWIDSASEDLLLRIIEGGAALPLMILHTRRPEYHPTWAVCPGIIELRLAPLSSAETLRIAQHRFGVDELPTLLGNLIVDKAEGNALFVEEIARYLIERDVVHHTPTGLICDAGMAAAALPASVQLLLTARVDRLPPEDRRLLQIASIIGRRFDLDLLAQVGAGTGDIERRLMSMTDLDLVHRSGGSRDFEFNHILVRDAIYDGMLGSQRSELHLRTADAIELRGAGRISEVAEALAYHYSQSTRHDRAFRYCALAGRKCLDIYSLEEAERYFHKALSLIEAAPQCADDRAMATVAVSLLEVLYLRGDLLGLREAAESWLPRLEALGDSSQLVSALYFQCMLLNHHCNFVAAEVRAKLALSIAQRLDDTRAQAYARSALLFCSTILGRYTLEEAEAEGSRVLEACIRAGDNYILNWAYWSIAWDYICRGLTNNARIWALKLIDAGRVRQDDRALGMAYWTLAWIDIQDHHFADAIADAQQCRKTAATPYDRNAGEMAIATGLLLEGKIAEGLAQLLALKKWAVDNGWLYSAGGVDFAAGPALAATGRIAEGIRMLKAGIAACDASGCRAMASWNRLSLAELYLRMLSADKAPSLKFVLSNLRPIVWVSMYGNQQAQQLLNEVLQNDQLHKLSTSRGWIEINLARLCLLKGSSDQALLHLEAARAAATAQGSTPMLNEILCIERTLSSPAPVPVQKQSPS, encoded by the coding sequence ATGGGCGGTCGTCCGAGGGTTGCGTTGCTGCAAGCGGGGCAGGAAGGCGAGCACCGCCAAATAACCGTCCTGATGACCGATCTCGTCGGCTTCACGCCGTTTGTCGAACGATCGGGCGAAGAGGCCGCGTTTGCATTGGTAAGTCACGTTTCCCAACTGACGACGGCAGCTGTGCATCGCCATCGCGGCAGCGTGAAGAACTTCACTGGCGATGGTATTCTGGCTCTGTTCGGTACCCCGACGGCTCTTGAGGATGGACCGCTACGGGCGTGCCGTGCAGCGCTCGAGATACAGGCCCGGCTCATCGACGCCAGCGACAAAATGGAGGTCGAGCTCGGCATCCGTCCGCAGCTTCGGATCAGCATTACGACAGGGCCCGTCGTGCTCGGCGCAGTCGACAGCGGCGAAAGCACGGGCGTCACTGCTCACGGCGACATCGTCAATTTCGCGGCACGCCTACAGACCGAAGCCGAGCCAGGCACAGTGTTGATCAGCGAGGCTATGCTCCGGCAGGTAGAGGGGATGGTCGAGGCACGGCTTGCTGGTGAATTTCGCTTCAAAGGTAAGAGTGGACCGCAGCGAGCCTATCAGCTTGTGGCGGTGCGCGATCATGCGACGCGGTTCGATGCTGCGGTGGCCCGCGGGCTCACCTCCTATGTCGGAAGAAGCCATGAGCTTGCCGTTCTGCAGGCCCAGCTAGAAAGCGTGAGCTCCATTCGTGTCGTTGACATTGTCGGCGATGCCGGTATCGGAAAGTCGCGCCTGCTGCATGAGTTTGCATCGAAGCGCGGCGCTGATCAACTAACGATACTGCGCGGTAATTGTTCTGCCGATGGGCAGGGCACCCCCTTCCTCCCGTTCATCGAAATAGTGCGGCAATGGTTTGCGTTAAGCGCCGGCGAACCGGATACCATCATCCTGCTCAAGCTCGAGGATGGCTTGAAGCGGATAGGCCTTTGGTCTTCGTTCAACCGCGAACTTCTGCTCAATCTGCTCGGTCTGCAAACCGATGAAGGCGCGCTGTCCGAACTGGACGGCACGCTGATAGGGGCACGTACCAGAGACCTCCTGCTGCGACTGATCGCAGAGCAAAGCAGACAATCTAGGCACGTGCTGTTGCTCGAAGACTTGCACTGGATCGATAGCGCTTCGGAAGATTTATTGTTGCGTATCATCGAGGGGGGAGCGGCACTGCCTCTCATGATCCTGCATACACGCCGACCGGAGTATCATCCAACCTGGGCCGTGTGCCCCGGTATCATCGAACTGCGGCTTGCTCCTTTGTCATCGGCTGAAACATTGCGCATTGCGCAGCATCGATTCGGTGTCGACGAGCTTCCAACATTGCTCGGGAATTTGATTGTCGATAAGGCCGAAGGCAATGCGCTCTTCGTGGAGGAGATCGCGAGGTATCTGATCGAACGCGATGTGGTGCACCACACTCCGACGGGATTGATATGCGATGCCGGTATGGCCGCCGCGGCGCTGCCGGCAAGCGTCCAACTGCTGTTGACGGCACGCGTAGACCGTTTGCCGCCGGAAGATAGAAGGCTCCTGCAGATCGCCTCGATCATCGGGCGGCGGTTCGACCTCGATCTGCTTGCCCAGGTCGGCGCAGGTACAGGCGATATCGAACGCAGGTTGATGTCGATGACAGACCTCGACCTCGTTCATCGCAGCGGCGGCTCCAGGGATTTCGAGTTCAACCACATACTCGTTCGCGATGCAATTTATGACGGGATGTTGGGTTCCCAGCGCTCCGAGCTTCACCTACGGACAGCGGATGCGATCGAACTTCGCGGTGCGGGCCGCATCAGCGAAGTAGCTGAAGCGCTCGCGTACCACTATTCCCAGTCGACGCGGCACGATCGGGCGTTTCGGTACTGTGCGTTGGCGGGACGAAAGTGTCTGGACATCTATTCGCTGGAAGAAGCCGAACGGTATTTTCACAAGGCCTTGAGCCTAATCGAGGCTGCGCCTCAATGCGCAGATGACCGAGCCATGGCCACCGTTGCGGTAAGCCTGCTAGAGGTGCTTTATCTCAGGGGCGACTTACTCGGATTGCGCGAAGCTGCAGAATCATGGCTACCGAGGCTGGAAGCACTGGGCGACAGCTCGCAGCTCGTGTCTGCGCTCTACTTCCAATGCATGCTGCTCAATCATCATTGCAACTTTGTGGCAGCTGAAGTGCGCGCAAAATTGGCGCTGTCCATTGCTCAACGTCTCGATGACACCCGTGCGCAAGCTTATGCGCGGTCGGCGCTGCTATTCTGTTCGACCATCCTCGGCCGTTATACGCTTGAGGAGGCCGAGGCCGAAGGAAGCCGGGTACTCGAAGCCTGCATTCGAGCCGGCGACAACTATATTCTCAATTGGGCCTACTGGTCGATTGCCTGGGATTATATCTGTCGTGGCCTGACAAACAACGCGCGCATTTGGGCTCTCAAGTTAATCGACGCAGGCCGCGTGCGCCAGGACGATCGTGCGCTTGGCATGGCGTACTGGACGCTGGCCTGGATCGACATTCAGGACCACCACTTTGCGGATGCCATAGCAGACGCGCAACAATGCCGTAAGACCGCCGCAACGCCGTACGATCGCAACGCCGGAGAGATGGCCATCGCCACTGGATTGCTGCTAGAGGGAAAGATTGCGGAAGGATTGGCGCAATTGCTAGCTTTGAAGAAATGGGCAGTAGACAATGGGTGGTTGTACTCAGCAGGGGGCGTCGATTTCGCGGCCGGCCCCGCCCTTGCAGCCACCGGCCGTATTGCCGAAGGAATTCGGATGCTGAAGGCGGGAATTGCCGCTTGCGATGCGAGCGGCTGTCGTGCCATGGCATCGTGGAACCGACTCTCCCTGGCGGAGCTGTATTTGCGCATGCTTTCAGCGGACAAGGCGCCATCGCTGAAATTCGTTCTGTCGAATTTACGTCCTATCGTTTGGGTGTCAATGTACGGCAATCAGCAGGCGCAGCAACTGCTCAACGAAGTGCTGCAGAACGACCAGCTCCACAAGCTGAGCACGTCACGGGGTTGGATTGAAATCAATCTGGCGCGGCTGTGCCTTTTAAAGGGTTCGAGTGATCAGGCACTCCTCCACCTGGAGGCGGCTCGCGCCGCCGCGACAGCTCAGGGCTCGACGCCGATGTTGAACGAAATCCTTTGCATTGAAAGGACGCTGTCCTCCCCCGCACCTGTGCCAGTTCAAAAACAGTCGCCTTCCTGA